Proteins from a single region of Massilibacterium senegalense:
- a CDS encoding DNA cytosine methyltransferase — protein sequence MIEKAPASITKHHFPNMLHLGDISKIDGGKIPPVHIITFGSPCQNLSNIGKRKGLAGSQSRLFYHAIGFIEEMRCATNGTYPVIAVLENIMGAFSSNNRLDFKAVLESFTETAIPMPVSGEWANAGMVHGKDVDVCWRLLDARYLGIPSLAQRRRRIFLVADFRGTRATEILFKTRNLRSFSTSCGKSRLSSTITSGISTQKAGGKIPIVRPFQERRMQSTAKDKNKTEFIGSFGRITELFT from the coding sequence GTGATAGAGAAAGCACCTGCATCTATTACAAAACACCATTTCCCTAACATGCTCCACCTCGGAGATATTTCAAAAATAGATGGTGGAAAAATACCACCAGTTCATATCATTACATTTGGTTCTCCTTGTCAGAACTTATCCAATATCGGAAAGCGTAAAGGTCTTGCAGGAAGTCAATCCAGGTTGTTTTACCATGCTATCGGATTTATTGAAGAAATGAGGTGTGCAACGAATGGAACATATCCAGTTATCGCTGTTTTGGAAAACATCATGGGAGCTTTTTCATCAAATAACCGGTTGGATTTTAAAGCCGTGTTGGAGTCATTCACAGAAACCGCTATTCCAATGCCTGTTTCTGGAGAATGGGCAAACGCTGGAATGGTCCATGGGAAGGATGTTGATGTGTGTTGGCGACTGTTGGATGCCCGATATTTGGGAATCCCCTCGCTCGCTCAAAGAAGAAGACGTATCTTTCTCGTGGCAGATTTCAGAGGAACACGTGCCACAGAAATATTATTTAAAACCCGCAATTTGCGATCGTTTTCTACGTCTTGCGGAAAGAGCAGACTGTCCTCCACCATTACCAGTGGAATATCTACTCAAAAAGCAGGGGGGAAAATACCCATCGTCCGTCCCTTTCAAGAAAGACGTATGCAAAGCACCGCAAAAGACAAAAATAAAACAGAATTCATTGGAAGTTTTGGACGAATCACCGAGTTGTTCACTTAG
- the blaI gene encoding penicillinase repressor BlaI, which produces MTKEIPNISESEWEVMKVLWKRAPQTANDVISSLQEQTDWKPKTIRTLLDRLVHKKVIGVNKNQRVYTFFPLYSQDECQRAEAQSFIKRIYGGALKSMLVQFVQEDSLSETEIRELRSILNERPKKK; this is translated from the coding sequence TTGACGAAAGAAATCCCCAATATTTCAGAATCAGAATGGGAAGTAATGAAAGTTCTGTGGAAAAGGGCTCCACAAACGGCCAATGACGTTATATCCTCTTTGCAGGAGCAAACGGATTGGAAGCCGAAAACCATACGCACTCTTTTGGATCGTCTCGTTCACAAAAAAGTTATAGGTGTCAATAAAAATCAGAGAGTCTATACTTTTTTTCCACTTTATTCGCAAGATGAATGTCAGCGCGCTGAGGCACAGTCTTTTATTAAGCGAATTTATGGTGGAGCGTTAAAGTCGATGCTAGTTCAGTTTGTCCAGGAGGATTCCTTGTCGGAAACGGAAATTAGAGAATTACGTTCCATTTTGAACGAAAGGCCTAAAAAAAAGTAA
- a CDS encoding BlaR1 family beta-lactam sensor/signal transducer, translating to MFFTHLVTSFIVSSITIVVILIIRRLFPKQLSAKWQYNLWFLLLIALTLPFIPKQLIHFENHFILFNISQNNRVGDSSISTTGGSKLSNVNWMQDFTIPVNHLNLKLLNVGLISIWIAGMFIMAVLFLHAWFKLKKIKNTTTVLNNKDVLHLFERCKHHLNISKPLIVGESSLVRSPMTFGLFKTYVVLPVHLDEWMSIKDIEYIFMHELHHYKYKDIATNYLIIIYQILYWFNPLVWIAFKKMRMDREIACDMAVLKSLDEHCHADYGNAIINFAALASHSKDFPWANQFNGSKEQMKKRIEKIASFTIESKWMKLKSISIFTLIGVFVASQVPFISAMASNNDRYYINNEHTLYEDLSDYFVGYDGSFVLYDMEAGQYSIYNKDKSTLRVSPNSTHKIYSALIGLESHVITSDNSTMKWNGTKYPYESWNTDQNLSTAMRNSVTWYFQELGQRIPRETIQAFLEQMGYGNYDLSGGSDYWLESSLKISPVEQVQLLSAFYTNQFGFEDENIQTVKDSLTLEEYDGYRLSGKTGTGNVNGRNINGWFIGYVETKDNTYFFATNIQNEDNSYGSKAAEITLSILKDKGIY from the coding sequence ATGTTTTTCACCCATTTAGTCACAAGTTTTATTGTATCCTCTATTACTATAGTGGTTATTTTGATTATTAGGAGATTATTCCCTAAGCAACTTTCAGCGAAATGGCAATACAATCTATGGTTTTTATTATTAATCGCATTAACGCTTCCATTTATACCGAAGCAGTTGATTCATTTTGAAAATCATTTTATTTTATTCAATATAAGTCAAAACAATAGAGTTGGAGACTCTTCTATCAGCACCACCGGAGGTTCTAAGCTTAGTAACGTAAACTGGATGCAGGACTTTACGATACCTGTCAATCATCTTAATCTGAAACTCTTGAATGTCGGATTAATTAGTATTTGGATTGCAGGCATGTTCATTATGGCTGTTCTATTCCTACATGCGTGGTTCAAATTAAAGAAAATTAAAAATACGACAACAGTCTTGAACAATAAAGACGTTTTACACTTATTTGAACGATGCAAGCATCATTTAAATATATCCAAACCTTTAATCGTCGGAGAATCATCACTTGTCAGATCTCCGATGACATTCGGTCTTTTTAAGACCTATGTTGTGCTACCGGTACATCTTGACGAATGGATGTCTATAAAAGATATCGAATACATTTTTATGCATGAACTGCATCACTATAAATACAAAGATATAGCAACGAATTACCTCATTATCATTTATCAAATTTTGTATTGGTTTAATCCGCTTGTATGGATTGCTTTTAAAAAAATGAGAATGGATCGTGAGATAGCTTGTGATATGGCTGTTTTGAAATCTTTAGATGAGCATTGTCATGCAGATTATGGGAATGCGATTATTAATTTCGCAGCCCTAGCATCACACTCCAAAGATTTTCCTTGGGCCAATCAGTTTAACGGTTCCAAGGAGCAAATGAAAAAACGGATTGAAAAAATCGCATCCTTTACAATTGAGTCGAAGTGGATGAAGCTGAAGAGTATTTCAATTTTTACCCTTATAGGCGTATTTGTAGCAAGTCAGGTTCCATTTATTTCTGCAATGGCCAGTAATAATGACCGTTACTATATTAATAATGAACACACGCTTTATGAGGATTTAAGCGATTATTTTGTTGGATATGATGGAAGCTTTGTATTATATGATATGGAAGCTGGTCAATATAGTATTTATAATAAAGATAAAAGTACGCTGAGAGTCTCCCCAAATTCTACTCACAAAATTTATAGCGCATTAATTGGATTAGAGTCACATGTAATAACAAGTGATAATTCCACAATGAAATGGAATGGAACGAAATATCCTTATGAATCTTGGAATACGGACCAAAACTTATCAACTGCCATGAGAAATTCAGTAACCTGGTATTTTCAGGAATTGGGCCAAAGAATCCCGCGAGAAACCATCCAAGCTTTTCTGGAACAGATGGGCTATGGAAATTATGATCTTTCTGGTGGATCAGACTATTGGCTGGAATCTTCATTAAAGATTTCTCCAGTTGAACAGGTACAATTACTATCAGCATTTTATACAAATCAATTTGGATTTGAGGACGAGAATATTCAAACCGTTAAAGATTCCCTTACATTAGAGGAATACGACGGTTACCGCCTCTCCGGAAAAACGGGTACAGGCAACGTTAATGGCAGGAATATAAACGGTTGGTTCATTGGATATGTAGAGACCAAGGACAATACTTATTTCTTTGCAACAAACATACAAAATGAAGATAATAGTTATGGAAGCAAGGCAGCGGAAATCACGTTATCAATTTTAAAGGATAAAGGAATCTATTAA
- the bla gene encoding class A beta-lactamase translates to MLLVAVITLTACVDKDNSTNALSKEENEVGQTANTDEKFTQLENEFDARIGVYAIDTGSNQTIEYRSEERFAFASTYKALAAAILLQQNSLEELKEVITYTEEDLVTYSPITEKHVDTGMTLLELSEAAVRFSDNTAGNLLLEALGGPKGFEQALREIGDNVTKADRFEPDLNYFTPGDTRDTSTPRALATSLQAFAVSDLLSNDKHELFTDWLKGNATGDTLIRAGAPEGWEVGDKSGAGGYGTRNDVAIVWPPNREPIVIVILSRHNTEDAEYDDTLISQAAKVALNALKE, encoded by the coding sequence ATGTTGTTGGTCGCAGTGATTACACTCACTGCTTGCGTAGATAAAGACAATTCGACTAATGCTCTGTCTAAAGAGGAGAATGAAGTAGGACAAACAGCAAATACAGATGAAAAGTTTACCCAACTCGAGAATGAGTTTGACGCTCGGATTGGTGTCTATGCGATCGATACGGGCTCGAATCAGACTATTGAATATAGATCAGAAGAGCGCTTCGCTTTTGCATCTACTTACAAAGCTTTAGCCGCAGCCATCTTGCTACAGCAGAACTCTTTGGAAGAGCTTAAGGAAGTTATTACTTACACCGAGGAGGATTTGGTTACCTATTCTCCGATTACAGAGAAACACGTGGATACCGGGATGACCCTTTTGGAATTAAGTGAGGCGGCGGTCCGGTTCAGTGATAACACCGCGGGGAACCTCTTATTGGAGGCATTGGGAGGTCCTAAAGGATTTGAACAGGCTTTAAGAGAAATAGGTGATAACGTTACCAAGGCCGATCGCTTTGAACCAGATTTAAATTATTTCACCCCGGGAGACACTCGTGACACCAGCACACCAAGAGCTCTTGCAACCAGTCTTCAGGCTTTCGCAGTCAGCGACTTACTTTCCAACGATAAACATGAATTGTTCACGGATTGGCTAAAAGGCAATGCTACAGGAGATACACTAATTCGTGCAGGCGCACCTGAAGGCTGGGAGGTTGGTGATAAGAGTGGGGCTGGAGGTTATGGGACAAGGAATGACGTTGCTATTGTTTGGCCGCCAAACAGAGAACCAATTGTCATTGTGATTCTTTCTAGACATAATACGGAGGATGCCGAGTATGACGATACACTGATCTCGCAGGCTGCTAAGGTCGCACTTAACGCTCTAAAGGAATGA
- a CDS encoding conjugal transfer protein, with protein MLDTNAIESFTKNFVKDYYTWKNEKGSIEQRAEKINDYLTEDLQALNTDTIRDDIPTSSSVNNINIWSVSPESYNTYAVVYSVDQKIIENKDIQQIRSTHRILLHQDSVGNLVITQNPTFWSIPNKSDYEPQQSESNGTVDSDTVQEVTEFLETFFSFYPTATDKELAYYVKNHALPLINHAYVLSEIINPVFQEKENQIKVWVTVKYLDEITKATQYSQYELILEKDRNWMIVE; from the coding sequence ATGCTAGATACGAATGCGATTGAGAGCTTTACGAAAAACTTTGTGAAGGATTATTACACTTGGAAAAACGAAAAAGGTTCCATTGAACAGCGAGCTGAAAAAATCAATGACTATTTGACAGAGGATTTACAAGCATTAAATACCGATACCATAAGGGATGATATTCCTACTAGTTCAAGCGTGAATAATATTAATATCTGGTCAGTATCACCAGAAAGTTATAATACCTATGCAGTTGTATATTCGGTAGATCAAAAGATTATAGAAAATAAAGATATTCAGCAAATTCGTTCCACCCATCGAATTTTGCTTCATCAAGATAGTGTAGGAAATTTAGTAATTACACAAAACCCTACTTTTTGGAGCATACCGAATAAATCAGATTATGAGCCACAACAATCTGAAAGTAATGGAACAGTCGATTCTGACACGGTGCAAGAAGTGACCGAGTTTTTGGAGACATTTTTTTCGTTTTACCCGACTGCCACGGATAAAGAACTTGCCTATTATGTGAAAAATCATGCTTTGCCATTAATTAATCATGCGTATGTCCTTTCTGAAATAATCAATCCTGTATTTCAAGAAAAAGAGAATCAAATAAAAGTCTGGGTCACAGTAAAATATTTAGATGAGATAACCAAGGCAACACAATACTCACAGTATGAATTGATTTTAGAAAAAGACAGGAACTGGATGATTGTAGAATGA
- a CDS encoding WCX domain-containing protein, with translation MFYQFIENEYYYSILFSFGNKCECLAPSHIRTEMKRRIHEIATIYEG, from the coding sequence GTGTTTTATCAATTTATAGAAAACGAATACTACTACAGTATTCTTTTCAGTTTTGGGAACAAATGTGAGTGTCTAGCACCATCACATATCCGTACAGAAATGAAGCGTAGAATACATGAAATAGCTACCATATATGAAGGTTAA
- the guaA gene encoding glutamine-hydrolyzing GMP synthase — MESMNEMIVVLDFGGQYNQLIARRIRDLGVYSELKPHTMTAEELKKLNPKGIIFSGGPNSVYADGAFRCDEKIFDLNIPILGICYGMQLMTHYLEGKVEKANHREYGKATIEVSNQSKLYNELPNEQVVWMSHGDLVIDVPEGFVVDATSKSCPVAAMSNEARQLYGVQFHPEVRHSEYGNELLKNFVFNICKCEGNWTTENFIEDEIQKIRDKVGDRKVLCALSGGVDSSVVAVLVHKAIGDQLTCMFVDHGLLRKGEADSVMKTFGEQFHMNLIKIDASERFLTKLTGVADPEQKRKIIGNEFIYVFEEESNKLEGIDFLAQGTLYTDVIESGTATAQTIKSHHNVGGLPEDMKFELIEPLDTLFKDEVRKVGTELGIPDEIVWRQPFPGPGLGIRVLGEVTEEKLEIVRESDAILREEIKNAGLERDVWQYFTVLPGMRSVGVMGDARTYDYTIGIRAVTSIDGMTSDWARIPYDVLEKISTRIVNEVAHVNRVVYDVTSKPPSTIEWE, encoded by the coding sequence ATGGAATCTATGAACGAAATGATTGTTGTTCTTGACTTTGGTGGACAATACAATCAATTAATTGCTCGTCGTATTCGTGATTTAGGGGTATACAGTGAATTAAAACCCCACACGATGACAGCAGAAGAATTAAAAAAATTAAATCCAAAAGGGATCATTTTCTCTGGTGGACCAAATAGTGTTTATGCAGATGGTGCATTCCGGTGTGATGAGAAAATTTTTGACTTAAATATTCCTATTTTAGGTATTTGCTACGGCATGCAATTAATGACGCATTACTTAGAAGGAAAAGTAGAAAAAGCAAATCACCGTGAATACGGGAAAGCAACGATTGAAGTAAGCAACCAATCGAAATTATATAACGAATTACCGAACGAACAAGTAGTTTGGATGAGCCATGGTGATTTAGTTATAGACGTACCAGAAGGATTTGTGGTAGATGCAACGAGTAAAAGTTGCCCAGTAGCAGCAATGAGTAACGAAGCTCGCCAATTGTACGGGGTACAATTCCATCCAGAAGTTCGTCATAGTGAATATGGAAATGAACTTTTGAAAAATTTCGTATTTAATATTTGTAAATGTGAAGGAAATTGGACAACAGAAAACTTTATTGAAGATGAAATTCAAAAAATTCGCGATAAAGTTGGCGACCGTAAAGTACTTTGTGCTTTAAGTGGTGGCGTTGATTCTTCTGTTGTAGCTGTTTTAGTTCATAAAGCAATCGGCGATCAATTAACATGTATGTTCGTAGACCACGGTTTATTACGCAAAGGAGAAGCAGATAGCGTAATGAAAACGTTCGGTGAACAATTCCACATGAATTTAATTAAAATCGATGCTAGTGAACGCTTTTTAACAAAATTAACAGGGGTAGCAGACCCAGAACAAAAACGTAAAATCATCGGTAACGAATTTATTTATGTGTTTGAAGAAGAGTCAAATAAATTAGAAGGCATCGATTTCTTAGCGCAAGGAACGTTATATACAGATGTGATCGAAAGTGGTACGGCAACTGCTCAAACGATTAAATCCCACCATAACGTAGGTGGATTACCAGAAGACATGAAATTTGAATTAATTGAACCACTAGATACATTGTTTAAAGACGAAGTTCGTAAAGTGGGAACAGAGTTAGGAATTCCTGATGAAATCGTTTGGCGTCAACCATTCCCAGGACCAGGTCTTGGTATTCGTGTACTAGGAGAAGTAACGGAAGAAAAATTAGAAATCGTTCGGGAATCAGATGCCATTTTACGCGAAGAAATTAAAAATGCTGGTTTAGAGCGTGACGTTTGGCAATACTTTACTGTACTTCCGGGAATGCGAAGCGTTGGAGTAATGGGTGATGCTCGTACGTATGACTACACAATTGGTATCCGAGCTGTTACGTCTATTGACGGAATGACTAGTGACTGGGCGCGTATTCCATACGATGTGCTTGAAAAAATCTCAACACGTATTGTAAATGAAGTGGCGCACGTAAACCGCGTAGTGTATGATGTAACATCTAAGCCACCTTCCACTATTGAGTGGGAGTAG
- a CDS encoding transglutaminase domain-containing protein → MKKLFQQFLLFLFSFLLLWEWLRPLTAIVEIRDITAFVLFSSFSLFLSVFQVPAYVSFPLKVTAMVGVVYSFFYRKYAWFDMEWLVLWIQNTIQNFHVVWDGKLSLIDDVFRTTLLVILLWLITFLLHYWIVSMKKSVLFILLTFVFLGLVDTFTTYDATVGIIRTTVVSLCLLAVLQAIRLEEETILQWDRKKWYAPLLLFVVVSLGLAFILPSFPSKWPDPLASWNENQYKKSKSGIDKNDESLGGPFEFNNEEVFKVKSRYPVYLRVEHKQTYTGKGWKSKPAQWTDIPFSQLSMQLYEQVEANQIPVEIFDRKKKESLFIPYPGEIADIRPTPSVSIKQDAVTGRLEWESKSQAKAISRYEMTYYLPSYTEEDLRQITSMDESQFTELPSTVPQRVKDLAVTLTKGQPTYYDKVKAIEQYFQSDDFTYEIEDVAVPKGGQDYVDQFLFDTKKGYCDNYSTSMVVLLRSIGIESRWVKGYRQGDVIQSDVSQQVYQVTNANAHSWVEVYFDGYGWVPFEPTKGMVNPIQIPTQQIETTEQPEVQELPAEQKVEEKQEKEEKQPKEQQVNTERMQWGRFFFVGVIVLLLVGIVVLYWKRKRWLHKLLFGRVQNFDSNDTFMMAYERLLVSLKWLKRLKKKPYETDREFAMRIENELNVEELLPLTTTYEKIKYGKQIHESWDVERELYENVVNKILS, encoded by the coding sequence ATGAAAAAATTATTTCAACAGTTTCTTCTTTTTCTCTTCTCTTTCCTTTTATTATGGGAGTGGTTACGTCCGTTAACGGCAATTGTAGAAATTCGAGATATTACAGCATTTGTGCTGTTTAGTAGTTTTTCGCTGTTTTTATCTGTCTTTCAAGTTCCTGCGTACGTGTCGTTTCCGTTAAAAGTAACAGCGATGGTAGGAGTCGTTTATTCTTTTTTTTACCGTAAATATGCGTGGTTCGATATGGAATGGCTCGTATTATGGATTCAGAATACTATCCAGAATTTCCATGTTGTATGGGACGGAAAGTTATCCTTAATTGATGATGTTTTTCGGACGACGTTGCTTGTTATTTTGCTTTGGTTGATAACCTTTTTACTTCATTATTGGATTGTCAGCATGAAAAAAAGTGTGCTATTTATTTTGTTAACGTTTGTCTTTTTAGGATTAGTCGATACGTTTACAACGTATGATGCAACGGTAGGAATCATTCGGACAACGGTTGTCTCGCTATGTTTACTAGCTGTGCTTCAAGCAATTCGATTAGAAGAAGAAACAATTCTACAATGGGACCGTAAAAAATGGTATGCACCACTTCTTTTATTTGTTGTTGTTTCACTTGGACTAGCGTTTATATTACCATCCTTTCCGTCGAAATGGCCCGATCCGCTTGCATCATGGAACGAAAATCAGTATAAAAAAAGTAAAAGCGGGATAGATAAAAATGATGAATCGTTAGGTGGCCCATTTGAATTTAATAATGAAGAAGTATTTAAAGTGAAATCGCGTTATCCTGTCTACTTACGGGTAGAGCATAAACAAACGTATACCGGGAAAGGATGGAAAAGTAAACCAGCGCAATGGACGGATATTCCGTTTTCCCAATTGTCTATGCAACTATATGAACAAGTAGAAGCGAATCAAATACCAGTAGAAATTTTTGATCGAAAGAAAAAAGAATCGTTATTCATTCCGTATCCTGGAGAGATAGCTGATATTCGACCGACTCCGAGCGTTTCTATTAAACAAGATGCTGTAACTGGTAGATTAGAGTGGGAGTCGAAATCACAAGCTAAAGCGATTTCTCGGTATGAAATGACGTATTATCTTCCTTCTTATACAGAAGAAGACTTACGCCAGATAACATCGATGGATGAAAGTCAATTTACTGAACTTCCATCTACTGTTCCGCAGCGGGTGAAAGATTTGGCCGTTACGTTAACAAAAGGGCAACCGACGTATTACGATAAAGTAAAAGCGATTGAACAATATTTTCAATCCGATGATTTTACGTACGAAATAGAAGATGTCGCGGTTCCTAAAGGTGGACAAGATTATGTCGATCAATTTTTGTTTGATACGAAAAAAGGGTATTGTGATAATTACTCGACGTCGATGGTTGTTCTATTGCGAAGTATCGGTATTGAATCACGCTGGGTAAAAGGGTACCGTCAAGGGGACGTGATTCAAAGTGATGTGTCGCAACAAGTGTACCAAGTAACAAATGCGAATGCTCATTCTTGGGTAGAAGTGTATTTTGATGGATACGGATGGGTACCATTTGAACCAACAAAAGGAATGGTAAACCCTATTCAAATTCCAACGCAACAAATCGAAACAACAGAACAACCAGAAGTACAAGAACTACCAGCGGAACAAAAAGTAGAAGAGAAACAAGAAAAAGAAGAAAAGCAACCGAAAGAACAACAAGTGAACACAGAACGTATGCAGTGGGGGAGATTCTTTTTTGTTGGTGTGATTGTTTTATTGCTTGTTGGAATCGTTGTTCTTTATTGGAAACGAAAACGCTGGTTACACAAACTGTTATTTGGCCGGGTTCAGAATTTTGATTCGAACGACACTTTTATGATGGCATATGAACGGTTATTGGTTAGTCTAAAATGGTTAAAACGATTAAAGAAAAAGCCATACGAAACAGATCGTGAATTTGCGATGCGTATAGAAAATGAATTAAATGTAGAGGAACTATTGCCTTTAACGACAACGTATGAAAAAATAAAATACGGAAAACAAATACATGAATCATGGGATGTAGAGCGGGAATTATATGAAAATGTAGTTAATAAGATTCTATCTTGA
- a CDS encoding DUF58 domain-containing protein: MSRGKRVQLLFLLGLLFIGTFSYAMIAGGKASWFIFYSFLPLEVYILLIIVYPFQKVKTHHHFSTTITVPEQSFEVTLELTMPIYFPFFYIIVTDRYTSHVLRRPVKHRFIGYPWLGQTIRITYMVEMSKRGEYTFDEVEMLVSDPFGWLRRTIPLKTTEVVTVYPKLQPLHHWGEQQIRSNRSKGRASMEKDRYSIVGNREYVLGDRLNRIDFKASARTGEWKTKEFDNRGSQVLTVVLDQRIANGEEFEEILSFFFSIVATLSKMNQVQMLLNGKWMTETGASFSPVFLHELAKAQSISSPAWISSLEKYPLAQKNSMLVVTHQLFPADLAWVKKQAQTTVLFVYFVGKTEAELELMWKKELALLRIPYVCVPTGKEEAK, encoded by the coding sequence ATGAGTAGAGGGAAACGAGTACAGCTTTTGTTCTTGTTAGGCTTGCTTTTTATCGGAACGTTTTCTTACGCCATGATTGCAGGAGGAAAGGCAAGTTGGTTTATTTTTTATAGTTTTTTGCCGTTAGAAGTATATATTTTGCTTATTATTGTGTATCCATTTCAAAAGGTGAAGACACATCACCATTTTTCCACGACGATTACCGTACCGGAACAAAGTTTCGAGGTGACACTAGAACTTACGATGCCTATCTACTTTCCATTTTTTTATATCATAGTAACAGATCGCTACACAAGTCACGTCTTAAGGCGACCAGTGAAGCATCGTTTTATTGGTTATCCGTGGTTAGGACAAACGATACGTATCACATATATGGTGGAAATGAGTAAGCGGGGAGAATATACGTTTGATGAAGTGGAGATGCTTGTTTCCGATCCATTTGGTTGGTTACGACGAACGATTCCGTTAAAAACGACAGAAGTGGTAACCGTTTATCCAAAACTACAACCATTACACCATTGGGGGGAACAACAGATACGCTCCAATCGTTCCAAAGGAAGAGCATCTATGGAAAAAGATAGGTATTCGATTGTAGGAAATCGTGAATATGTGCTAGGCGACCGATTAAATCGAATTGATTTTAAAGCGAGTGCACGGACGGGTGAATGGAAAACGAAAGAATTTGATAATAGGGGCAGTCAAGTATTAACAGTTGTGTTAGACCAACGAATTGCAAATGGAGAGGAGTTCGAAGAGATATTGTCGTTCTTTTTTTCCATTGTGGCAACATTGTCGAAAATGAATCAAGTACAAATGTTGTTAAATGGAAAGTGGATGACAGAAACAGGAGCATCGTTTTCACCTGTCTTTTTACATGAATTAGCAAAAGCGCAATCGATATCTTCTCCTGCTTGGATTTCATCGCTTGAAAAATATCCGCTTGCACAAAAAAATTCGATGTTAGTTGTGACACATCAATTGTTCCCAGCGGATTTAGCATGGGTAAAAAAGCAAGCTCAAACGACTGTGTTATTTGTGTATTTTGTTGGAAAAACAGAAGCTGAACTTGAGTTAATGTGGAAAAAAGAACTAGCGCTGTTACGGATTCCATATGTTTGTGTACCAACTGGAAAGGAGGAGGCGAAATGA
- a CDS encoding AAA family ATPase, translating to MTTYRKELVPLIQNIEKVIVGKRQAISLMIVSMLSKGHVLLEDVPGVGKTMMIRALAKSLGMTFKRVQFTPDLLPSDVTGVSIYHPKSASFEFRPGPIMGNIVLADEINRTSPKTQAALLEAMEESSVTVDGETYALPEPHIVLATQNPMEYEGTYPLPEAQLDRFLIKMNLGYPTFDEELELLRRSTDSEPIDTITEVMTKEMFVRMQQQVLQVRVDRVVKEYIVLLAQETRKHALVKLGVSPRGSLAFLHAAQALAYLCNRDYVIPDDVKFLAPYVMAHRLILTDEARFQGVTVERLIASILQKVPIPEQKVTTSNE from the coding sequence GTGACCACATATCGTAAAGAATTGGTGCCACTCATTCAAAATATTGAAAAAGTAATTGTCGGGAAACGTCAAGCGATTTCGTTAATGATTGTGTCAATGCTAAGTAAAGGACATGTGTTGTTAGAAGATGTGCCTGGTGTTGGAAAAACGATGATGATTCGCGCGCTTGCGAAATCACTGGGGATGACGTTTAAACGGGTACAATTTACGCCTGATTTATTGCCAAGTGATGTAACGGGAGTGTCGATTTATCACCCGAAAAGTGCATCCTTTGAATTTCGTCCAGGACCGATCATGGGCAATATTGTGTTAGCAGATGAAATTAACCGAACATCCCCAAAAACGCAAGCAGCTTTGTTAGAAGCGATGGAAGAAAGTAGTGTGACGGTAGATGGAGAAACGTATGCTTTACCAGAACCACATATCGTACTTGCGACGCAAAATCCGATGGAGTATGAAGGGACGTATCCATTACCAGAAGCGCAACTAGACCGCTTTTTGATTAAAATGAATTTAGGTTATCCGACGTTTGATGAAGAACTAGAATTACTCCGACGTTCTACGGATAGTGAGCCAATCGATACGATAACGGAAGTGATGACGAAAGAAATGTTCGTTCGGATGCAACAACAAGTATTACAAGTTCGTGTCGACCGCGTGGTGAAGGAGTATATTGTGTTATTGGCACAAGAAACGAGAAAACATGCCCTCGTTAAATTAGGAGTTTCTCCGCGTGGCTCTTTAGCATTTTTGCATGCAGCACAAGCGCTTGCTTATTTATGTAATCGCGATTATGTCATTCCAGATGATGTGAAGTTTTTAGCTCCTTACGTAATGGCACATCGGTTAATTTTAACGGATGAAGCTCGTTTTCAAGGGGTAACCGTTGAACGGCTAATCGCATCGATTTTACAAAAGGTGCCGATTCCAGAACAAAAGGTGACGACATCGAATGAGTAG